Genomic window (Thermanaeromonas sp. C210):
GGGCGGGTGGGAACCAGCAGCCTTCGGCGCAAGGCTCAACTTTGGCACTGGCGGCCCGACCTGGAAATAGTGGATCTGCGCGGTAACGTGCCGACGCGGCTGGCCAAGATGGACAGGGATGGGCTGGACGGCATTGTCCTGGCGGCCGCTGGATTAAAGCGCCTCCGGCGGGATCACCTCATTACCGAGTATCTGCCTCACAGTATTTGTCTGCCGGCCGTAGGCCAAGGGGCCATAGGCCTCGAAATACGGGCCGAGGACAGGGAAGTCCGGTCCTTAATCGAGGCGGTAAACCATACTCCCTCTCTGGCCTGCATCCGGGCCGAACGGGCCTTCCTGCAGGAATTGGAGGGTGGCTGTCAGGTTCCCATCGGCGCCCTGGGGAAGGCAGAAGGAGACCACCTTCTCTTGCACGGGATGGTAGCCAGCCCAGACGGCAGGGAGCTCCTCCGGGAGGTTGAAACAGGCTTTCTAGGCCGGCCGGAAGAGGTCGGGAAACGGCTGGCAGGAAAGCTATTAAAACGGGGAGCAGATTCCATTCTGAGGGGAGTTCGGAGTGACCATGGGCAGGGGTGAAGGTAAAGTCTACCTGGTGGGGGCCGGCCCCGGGGATGTCGGCCTTTTAACCTTGCGGGCCAGGGAATGCCTGGCAGAAGCCGATGCCGTGGTATACGACCGCCTGGTAAATCCGGAACTACTCCACTTTGCACCAGACCATTGCCAGAAGATATACGTGGGCAAGACCCCCGGACGTTATTCCCCGGGCCAGGAAGACATCAGCCGGCTGCTCGTAGAGCTAGCCGGCAGGGGCTGGAAGGTAGTTAGGCTTAAGGGAGGGGATCCCTTCGTATTCGGGCGAGGAGGCGAGGAGGCCCTGGCCCTGCGGGAAGCCGGTATTCCCTTTGAGGTAGTGCCCGGAGTCACCGCCGCCACCGCAGTTCCTGCTTATGCCGGGATCCCCGTAACCCACCGGGGACTGGCCTCTACCGTGGCCTTCATTACGGGCAACGAAGATCCCGCCAAGGGGGAAAGCCACATCAACTGGAAGGAGCTGGCCCGCAGCGCCGATACCTTGGTATTCCTTATGGGGATGGCCAATCTATCCCAGATCGTGTCCCAGCTTCTCCTTCACGGCCGGGCGCCCGATACTCCCGTAGCCCTGGTCCGCTGGGGCAGCCGGGCGGAGCAGGAGACCCTGGTAGGAA
Coding sequences:
- the hemC gene encoding hydroxymethylbilane synthase, with the translated sequence MGRKLIIGSRRSELAQWQARWVIHALKEHHPWLECELLTLQTKGDKIRDVALARIGDKGLFTKELEEALQKGIIDVAVHSMKDVPTVLPPGLIIGAVGLREDPSDVFLSSKGYTLASLPIKGRVGTSSLRRKAQLWHWRPDLEIVDLRGNVPTRLAKMDRDGLDGIVLAAAGLKRLRRDHLITEYLPHSICLPAVGQGAIGLEIRAEDREVRSLIEAVNHTPSLACIRAERAFLQELEGGCQVPIGALGKAEGDHLLLHGMVASPDGRELLREVETGFLGRPEEVGKRLAGKLLKRGADSILRGVRSDHGQG